In one window of Oryza sativa Japonica Group chromosome 9, ASM3414082v1 DNA:
- the LOC136351870 gene encoding UDP-glycosyltransferase 90A1-like, whose protein sequence is MDAKMANAIAGSHGLIVNTFDAMEGHYIEHWDRHHVGHRAWPVGPLCLARQPCHVAGDGAGAVKPSWLQWLDEKAAAGRAVLYVALGTLIAVQEAQLRELAGGLEASGVDFLWVVRPSDADVGAGFEERVEGRGLVVREWVDQWRILRHGCVKGFLSHCGWNAVVEGVAAGVPLATWPMGVEQPLHATLAVDELRIGVRVPAAATTGHGVVSGEEIARVARELMGMDGEGENGAGGEAARNAAALAAKAREAVAEGGSSWKTLEEMLAVVCLPTDPSE, encoded by the coding sequence ATGGACGCCAAGATGGCGAACGCCATCGCCGGCAGCCACGGCCTCatcgtcaacaccttcgacgcCATGGAAGGCCACTACATCGAGCACTGGGACCGACACCACGTCGGCCACAGGGCCTGGCCCGTCGGCCCGCTCTGCCTGGCAAGGCAGCCgtgccacgtcgccggcgacggcgccggcgccgtcaaGCCCTCGTGGCTGCAGTGGCTGGACGAGAAGGCGGCCGCCGGGCGTGCCGTGCTGTACGTCGCGCTCGGCACGCTCATAGCCGTCCAGGAAGCGCAGCTcagggagctcgccggcgggctGGAGGCGTCCGGCGTGGACTTCCTCTGGGTAGTGCGGCCCAGCGACGCCGACGTCGGCGCCGGCTTCGAGGAGCGCGTGGAGGGGAGAGGACTGGTGGTGCGGGAGTGGGTGGACCAATGGCGGATCCTGCGGCACGGCTGCGTGAAGGGGTTCCTCAGCCACTGCGGGTGGAACGCCGTGGTGGAGGGCGTGGCCGCCGGCGTGCCGCTGGCGACGTGGCCGATGGGCGTCGAGCAGCCGCTCCACGCTAcgctcgccgtcgacgagctTAGGATCGGGGTCagggtgccggcggcggcgacgacgggtcACGGTGTGGTAAGCGGCGAGGAGATCGCGCGCGTGGCGAGGGAGCTGATGGGCATGGACGGCGAAGGAGAGaacggcgcgggcggcgaggcggcgaggaacgcggcggcgctggcggcgaaggcgagggaggcggtggcggagggcggGTCGTCGTGGAAGACGCTGGAGGAGATGCTCGCCGTTGTCTGCCTACCGACCGATCCAAGCGAGTGA
- the LOC9268701 gene encoding UDP-glycosyltransferase 90A2-like, producing MAAAAAAADSPCSRAVRHDAQLPHVAIFPFMARGHTVPPIHLAHLLRHRGLAAVTLFTTPANAPFVRRVLDDDAVAVAELPFPDHLPGVPPGVECLDGLSSFPAFVEAVSALRPRLEACLAAARPRVGLLVADALLYWAHDAAAALGVPTVAFYATSMFAHVIRDVILRDNPAAALVAGGAGSTFAVPEFPHVRLTLADIPVPFNDPSPAGPLV from the coding sequence atggcggcggcggcggcggcggcggattcacCATGTAGTCGAGCTGTTCGTCATGACGCGCAGCTCCCCCACGTCGCCATCTTCCCGTTCATGGCCAGGGGGCACACCGTCCCGCCCATCCACCTCGctcacctcctccgccaccgcggcctcgccgccgtcaccctcttcACCACCCCGGCCAACGCGCCGTTCGTCCGGAGAgtgctcgacgacgacgccgtggCCGTCGCGGAGCTCCCCTTCCCGGACCATCTCCCCGGCGTCCCGCCAGGCGTGGAGTGCCTCGACGGGCTGTCCTCCTTCCCGGCGTTCGTCGAGGCGGTGTCGGCGCTCCGGCCGCGGCTGGAGGCGTgtctcgccgccgcgcggccccgcgtcggcctcctcgtcgccgacgcGCTCCTGTACTGGGcgcacgacgccgcggcggcgctcggggtCCCGACGGTGGCGTTCTACGCCACGAGCATGTTCGCGCACGTCATACGTGACGTGATCCTGCGTGACAATCcggccgccgcgctggtggcTGGCGGCGCCGGCTCCACGTTCGCCGTGCCGGAGTTCCCGCACGTCCGGCTCACGCTCGCCGACATCCCGGTCCCCTTCAACGACCCGTCGCCGGCGGGGCCGCTCGTCTAG